The nucleotide window AATGCTTCCACCACTACAGCGGCAATATCATCAGCATCTACAAATGCCTCCCTGGTTACCACTTCCGGCAGCACCAGCTCACCGTTTATAATACCGTCAGTCCAAAATCCTTCGCTGAAATTCTGCATAAAAAAGCTGCAACGTACAATGGTCCAATCCATGCCTGATTGTATCACAATTTCTTCGCAGGCTTCAGCCTCAGGTTCTCCCCTACCCGATAACAGTACAAGATGTTGAATGCCGGCTATCCGGCAGGACTGTATAAAGCAGTTGATAATGTCCACTGCACCCGGCACTGCCAGGTCGGGCTGAAAGCTAATATATACTTTGCTAATACCGGCAAGAGCCTGGGGCCAGGTGTGTTCGTCATACCAGTCAAAAGGAATAGGGCTGTTGCGGGAAGCAGCTCGTACATCAGCGCCTGTATTGGTAAGTGCCGTATATACCCGGCAGCCTGTTTTGCCGGTTACTAAAATTCTGTTGCTCATATTTACTGTTTTTAAATTGATGCAACAAAACTATTTACGCTCCGCCGACGGAAATTGAACAAATGCGACAAAATAAGCCGTTAAAAATAACGGAACCCCCTGGGTGTTTTACCTGTAAAAGCTTTAAATACTCTTATAAAATGAGATTGATCGGCAAAGCCATTAGTATAAACAATATCTGTAAGTTTAGTAAATTGTTTTTCGGCCAGCTGCTCGAGCGATTGCTGGAACCGGGTGATCTGGATAAAATCTTTGGCAGATAAGCCTACTGCTTTTAAAAAACGCCGCTCCAGCGAGCGGGGCGTTAGAAACAGCGCTTCGCAGATCTCTTTTACGCTGATCTGCGCCCTACGGTCCAGTATTAATCCGATGGCCTTCCCTACTTCGGCATCGGGTGCTTTCTTTTTATTACTGACCAGTCCGGAAACGAATTCCTGTATTATACAGATCTGTGCAGTTACATCCTGATTGGATAAGCGTTGTGCAAATGGGGACCAATGATCATGCTGCTCCAGGTTATAGCAGTCATTATTCAGCAGCTGTGGATCTACATTAAAAAGACTATTGAGCACGAAGGGATACAACTGAAATACCATAATACGGTAAGCCCCTTTCAGATGAATATCAATGGGATGGATTGTTTGCCCGTAAAGATAGGCAGGCGGCATTTTTTTATTCTGCGGCTGCACGCACATGCCACCGCGGGTTTCGTGGTACATCAGGCCCGGATAACCATCAGCATAAAATGATAGTACGTTGTCATCCCTGTCCTCCACCTCTTCAAAGATCAGGATCGCTTTTACAAATAAAGCTACGGATGGATCGGGTGATATCTTATTCCATTTCATTGGGGGGACAATATTGATTTGAGCCGGCTTTTCCAGGCAAATGTAAAACGCTCCGGGAAAATATAAGATCAGTTTTTCCGGATCCCGGGCGGCAGCTTTGAACGATCCGCAATTTGAACACAAAGTACCGCAATTAGCTTAGGTACAATTTTATGGCAAAGGCCACCTTTGATCTCTAAATAATAATTAATATGACAGCAACAACAGGTAAAGTATGGTTCATCACCGGTGCCTCACGCGGTTTTGGCCGGGTATGGACTGAGGCAGCTTTAGAACGTGGTGACCAGGTAGCAGCCACAGCGCGCAACGTGACCAGCATCGCCGACCTGAACGAAAAATATGGTAACCGGGTATTAACGCTGGAGCTGGATGTAACCAATGCGGAGCAGGTAAAAACAGTAGTGCAACGGGCTCATGCTCATTTTGGCAAACTGGACATCATACTCAATAATGCAGGTTACTCCCTGGTGGGCACGATTGAAGAGGCTCAGGCCGATGAAATACGCGCTTTGTACGAAACCAATGTACTAGGACCGGTAGCGGTGGTCCAGGCAGCGCTCCCCCTGCTGCGTGAACAGGGCTACGGGCATATATTAGGCACATCCAGCAACCTGGGACATGTAACCCTGCCGGTCATCGGCTATTACTGCTCATCCAAATGGGCTTTCGAAGCAATTCATGAAAGCCTGGCCGAAGAGGTAAAGCCTTTTGGCATTAAAGTAACTATTATTGAGCCGGGCGCCTATGCGACCGAATTCGGCAGCCAGCAGTCCTTAAAATTTGCCAGGGGTATGGATATCTATACCGGTCTGAAGACCAGTTTTGCAGAAAACCTCCAGCATTTAGAGAAGGGCGATCCAGCAGCCACACCCGAAGCTATATTTAAAATAGTAGACGCCGATCAGCCGCCTTTGCGTTTTCTGCTGGGTAACCAGGGCTTGCCCTGGACCCGTGGCGCTTATGAACAACGCCTGGCAGAATGGGAAGCCTGGGCCGAAGTATCGGATGCCGCACAGGGAGCAGCGAAATAATTAATCCGTTTAAACAATAACCGGCATTTAAACCTGTTGCCGGTTATTGTTGTTATATAGTTTAATAAATGAAAAAGGAAGAATTCAGTCACCAGCAGTTTGCTTCAATACCAGAGGCACACCGGCTGATGGGATTGCCGCAGCCGCGGCACCCATTGATTAGTTTGATCAACGGAAAACATTTACCTATTTGTTCGCATGCTTTAGGCAGCTCGCATGTGCTCGGCTTTTACAAAATATCGTTTAAGCCTCCCATAAGTGGCAAGCTTCGATATGGGCAGGATTATTACGATTTTAATGGTGGCGGTTTGATGTTTGCTGCTCCACACCAGGTTATTGGCGGACACACCGCGGCAACCGAGCCTGCGGGCGATTGTTATTTTACCCTCTTGATTCATCCTGATTTTTTCCTGGGACATCCGTTGGCACGCGCTATTAAACAATACGGTTTTTTTTCTTATACTGCTAATGAAGCACTCCATTTGTCTGATGAGGAACAAACGACCATCTTCTCGCTATTCGATATGATGGATAAGGAGCTAAAGAGTCGTATTGATGACTTCAGCCAGGAGATTGTGATCGCGCAGGTGGAGCTATTACTCAATTTTGCCAACCGCTTCTATAAACGGCAGTTTATTACCCGGAAGGCAGCACATACCACCTTATTAGAAAAACTGGAAACCCTGCTTGAAACTTACTTTAACAGCGATGCAGCTTTAAGCAAGGGCCTGCCAACCGTAGCTTATCTCGCCGGCCAGCTCCATCTCTCTCCCAGCTACCTGAGCGATATGCTAC belongs to Niabella yanshanensis and includes:
- a CDS encoding NmrA family NAD(P)-binding protein, coding for MSNRILVTGKTGCRVYTALTNTGADVRAASRNSPIPFDWYDEHTWPQALAGISKVYISFQPDLAVPGAVDIINCFIQSCRIAGIQHLVLLSGRGEPEAEACEEIVIQSGMDWTIVRCSFFMQNFSEGFWTDGIINGELVLPEVVTREAFVDADDIAAVVVEAFITDRHKGKVYELSGPELLSFNEAVARIADASGRDIQLKQVPLETYIIVLKEHQVPEEIIALIGYLFTTTLDGRNASVKEDINEVLGRPAGSFDKYVQKTLAAGLWLKH
- a CDS encoding helix-turn-helix domain-containing protein, producing the protein MKWNKISPDPSVALFVKAILIFEEVEDRDDNVLSFYADGYPGLMYHETRGGMCVQPQNKKMPPAYLYGQTIHPIDIHLKGAYRIMVFQLYPFVLNSLFNVDPQLLNNDCYNLEQHDHWSPFAQRLSNQDVTAQICIIQEFVSGLVSNKKKAPDAEVGKAIGLILDRRAQISVKEICEALFLTPRSLERRFLKAVGLSAKDFIQITRFQQSLEQLAEKQFTKLTDIVYTNGFADQSHFIRVFKAFTGKTPRGFRYF
- a CDS encoding SDR family NAD(P)-dependent oxidoreductase — protein: MTATTGKVWFITGASRGFGRVWTEAALERGDQVAATARNVTSIADLNEKYGNRVLTLELDVTNAEQVKTVVQRAHAHFGKLDIILNNAGYSLVGTIEEAQADEIRALYETNVLGPVAVVQAALPLLREQGYGHILGTSSNLGHVTLPVIGYYCSSKWAFEAIHESLAEEVKPFGIKVTIIEPGAYATEFGSQQSLKFARGMDIYTGLKTSFAENLQHLEKGDPAATPEAIFKIVDADQPPLRFLLGNQGLPWTRGAYEQRLAEWEAWAEVSDAAQGAAK
- a CDS encoding helix-turn-helix domain-containing protein; its protein translation is MKKEEFSHQQFASIPEAHRLMGLPQPRHPLISLINGKHLPICSHALGSSHVLGFYKISFKPPISGKLRYGQDYYDFNGGGLMFAAPHQVIGGHTAATEPAGDCYFTLLIHPDFFLGHPLARAIKQYGFFSYTANEALHLSDEEQTTIFSLFDMMDKELKSRIDDFSQEIVIAQVELLLNFANRFYKRQFITRKAAHTTLLEKLETLLETYFNSDAALSKGLPTVAYLAGQLHLSPSYLSDMLRAHTGQNAQQHIHARLIDKAKQILSTTNLSVSEVAYSLGFEYAQSFSKLFKSKTSLSPLAFRQQFN